From a single Podarcis raffonei isolate rPodRaf1 chromosome 10, rPodRaf1.pri, whole genome shotgun sequence genomic region:
- the LOC128422519 gene encoding microtubule-associated protein futsch-like produces the protein MLLDRLLLQQQRDRSCLIQILLALAEPEGAQERGRGRKQPTSLGAERGREDLPPALCEAIARMLREPGRASGAEGTWQDGALAVLVDLQREQQEELSRTLESLSGIPSDREGAACPALFEKLLARLQESPLTSLVRDLQPVSPQEQQRSLLQQGTVQTERELRLTQEPSPSEGEALTADEIPQREGETLLRKPETSQQEKQKGFQDSEAPQGSVAHGSNRNLPQDKEMQAEQGLLLQELSPDTLEPQVALLRKSKSLGSLEFLLSQDLLPQGLWDVEIPQQAPHGGLGMPHLPGAQGWEMEAVDAQTHGDLQYIPQRETEALQENERRETSDLEPQREPLASRKPEVPHSERSQIAFHTQGTQFPEPPEWRESEATPPWEVLQTHKDVHKESLDPDTRHGKIPCQQDLRFPELSQLQRFLRKKSKSFEPQLLSRARPWGSPQIQQEVCGPQKCGYPQALQPQEWEVEGTSQAEKEGLRSHDLRVGPQRQKFPESRDALVQVPEPLGLESEDMAKLQGVGQLEGLHIPGGPQGRPHGCLQQEQELTQAEEKTEGLETPQGQQGPELSHPETPPHCRNLWRKSKSLELRRSWAFQPQELRELHVAGTQPLHPQMGAGAVQAQECQEPEDSEAKKAKKEPQSHQEFSQEAFQEQGMVQKGARVTRPQNVNETQDFSSEGAKGVIVPQRQTQVPQSPECRSPESPPLLWRIMWQKAKSFEMRKKDVFLSPGPRPEAPKPSILYRQKMKETFVGQSDVLTQGQRQEMSQEMREGETRLVEKSPQRSQQIFQSEEISKRELGWPRHSEESQPCDKKSLEDTQTPETVPQKEMWGPQPQRDQKPESPPLLWGALELKSKSFEMRKSEEHKLKKSLMVLSQRRPPVGPEAHRPQGWKVPDTRTPQELREAEASQAQPENGALTAQRAPPERLYGPLLRERETFPGQETRELEAHQDQGTPLKKTTAFESQEAQQQRKLEPSEDPGTVSQRSGAPQALQPDKKKFPEMSRAQRMPEMVLQPEEHRSLESPPLLWRILGLKAKSFELRRPRPFQTQIQREKDASYGQQGQIASQSPQILKEPRRSQATQTDIGNDGTQPGPEGNPRVPQHQKRSSPETPPLLWWALELAQQETQHGNLSVSPQPQETEMPPAAHLQRVLQTEAQKSKKRAHQNIVYPQEPKEPETSQVLEKERKAPKSSQPQETLPEVDSKLPASQGLGSQGLQRAEATQPPRKTPQARDVLKETRAVPVQKSPPTAKGSQDVKRSPKKQDKRGSSLSQGKVPKMCGSYKVGCCHVHPCQELQGCETKDCGPSGEAQFRPQKELRLERAEALGRIEDNGCSALEGQSRTECLLPPGRLLGKSKSLDPRDLQTQKPQKLREQESPGVQREPEATAFRVQEDLQMKPQSETQTFESQEERSLEASETQSTSRSSQPQGPGAESPSHLQSRMERASESRELMGPPENSPPRDPENLTLQGTLDPKGHCESQCCGVKMDDKHSEVECTLGRSSQTFHVQETFQLQAALQRKSKSLEPQDLSRSQTFGCQASKELETPQSLRYAEGCPQVPENQALENITSCETTQAMKNLLQDTSVAKNEDGSSVQKMLRDKEVSHLQEKLGQKDLGATNETQEDNQQLQGQKENEDLQPPGAPQTEQNPLEIQGLLQRDLGGIGLPDPRQPCLLQLEEKI, from the exons ATGCTGCTGGACCGCCTGCTGTTGCAGCAACAGAGGGACAGATCCTGCCTGATCCAGATCTTGTTGGCTCTTGCTGAGCCAGAGGGTGCCCAGGAAAGAGGCCGTGGCAGAAAGCAGCCGACCTCCTTGGGAGCAG AGCGTGGTAGAGAGGACCTGCCGCCTGCCTTGTGCGAGGCCATTGCCCGGATGCTGAGGGAGCCGGGAAGAGCCAGCGGGGCAGAGGGGACGTGGCAGGATGGTGCCCTCGCGGTGCTGGTGGACCTGCagcgggagcagcaggaggagctcagCCGCACCCTGGAGAGTCTGTCTGGGATCCCGAGTGACAGG GAGGGAGCCGCTTGCCCTGCCCTCTTTGAGAAACTCCTCGCCCGGCTCCAGGAATCACCCCTGACTTCTCTGGTCCGGGATTTGCAGCCCGTCTCTCCCCAGGAGCAACAGCGCTCCCTCCTCCAACAG GGAACTGTGCAGACAGAGCGGGAGTTGCGCCTCACCCAGGAACCGTCCCCGTCTGAAGGAGAAGCACTTACTGCAGATGAAATACCTCAGAGGGAAGGCGAGACTTTGCTGAGGAAACCAGAGACTTCTCAACAAGAGAAGCAAAAAGGATTTCAAGATTCAGAGGCCCCTCAGGGCTCCGTAGCTCATGGAAGCAACCGGAACCTCCCTCAGGACAAAGAGATGCAGGCTGAACAAGGCCTTCTGCTCCAGGAGTTGAGTCCTGATACCTTAGAGCCGCAGGTTGCGCTGCTGAGGAAATCAAAATCCTTGGGGTCTCTGGAGTTCCTGTTGAGCCAGGATTTGCTGCCCCAAGGATTGTGGGATGTGGAAATCCCTCAGCAAGCACCACATGGAGGACTGGGGATGCCCCACCTCCCAGGAGCGCAGGGTTGGGAGATGGAAGCCGTAGATGCCCAGACCCATGGTGACCTCCAGTATATTCCACAGAGGGAAACCGAAGCCCTTCAAGAAAACGAAAGGAGGGAAACTTCAGATCTGGAACCTCAGCGGGAGCCCCTTGCATCTAGGAAACCAGAAGTCCCACACAGTGAGAGGAGTCAAATAGCCTTTCATACCCAGGGCACACAGTTCCCCGAACCCCCAGAATGGAGAGAGTCAGAGGCTACTCCACCATGGGAGGTCCTTCAGACCCACAAAGATGTCCACAAGGAGTCCCTGGATCCAGACACGAGACATGGCAAGATTCCGTGCCAGCAGGACCTGAGGTTTCCAGAGCTCTCCCAACTCCAGAGGTTTCTCCGGAAGAAATCAAAATCTTTTGAGCCCCAGCTTTTATCCAGGGCAAGGCCATGGGGGTCACCACAGATTCAGCAGGAGGTATGTGGACCTCAGAAATGTGGATATCCTCAAGCTCTTCAGCCCCAGGAATGGGAAGTTGAGGGAACTTCACAGGCAGAGAAGGAAGGTCTGAGGAGCCATGATTTGAGGGTGGGCCCGCAGCGTCAAAAGTTCCCAGAAAGCCGTGACGCACTCGTTCAGGTCCCAGAGCCCTTGGGTCTTGAATCTGAGGATATGGCAAAGTTACAGGGTGTGGGGCAGCTGGAAGGCCTTCACATCCCAGGAGGACCTCAAGGAAGGCCCCATGGTTGcctgcagcaggagcaggagctgaCCCAAGCTGAGGAGAAGACGGAGGGCTTGGAAACCCCACAAGGCCAGCAAGGACCAGAGCTTTCCCATCCTGAAACCCCTCCTCACTGCAGGAATCTGTGGAGGAAGTCAAAGTCTCTTGAGCTGAGGAGGTCGTGGGCTTTTCAACCCCAGGAACTGAGGGAGCTGCACGTCGCTGGCACCCAGCCCCTGCACCCACAAATGGGTGCAGGAGCTGTTCAGGCTCAAGAGTGCCAGGAACCAGAGGACTCTGAGGCGAAGAAAGCAAAGAAGGAACCACAGAGCCATCAGGAATTTTCTCAGGAGGCCTTTCAAGAGCAAGGGATGGTCCAGAAAGGGGCGAGGGTTACTAGGCCTCAAAATGTGAACGAAACACAGGACTTTTCATCTGAGGGAGCAAAGGGTGTCATAGTTCCACAAAGGCAGACACAGGTTCCTCAGTCCCCAGAGTGCAGAAGTCCAGAATCTCCGCCTCTTCTGTGGAGAATTATGTGGCAGAAGGCAAAATCGTTTGAGATGAGGAAAAAAGATGTCTTTCTGAGTCCAGGGCCGCGACCAGAGGCTCCAAAGCCGAGCATCCTTTATCGTCAGAAGATGAAGGAAACCTTTGTGGGACAATCAGATGTTCTCACCCAGGGACAGAGACAAGAAATGTCTCAAGaaatgagggagggggaaacccGCCTAGTTGAAAAATCTCCACAGAGAAGTCAACAAATATTTCAGAGTGAGGAAATTTCCAAGAGGGAGCTGGGATGGCCTAGACATTCAGAAGAATCACAGCCCTGTGACAAGAAGAGTCTGGAAGACACACAGACTCCAGAGACTGTGCCACAAAAGGAGATGTGGGGTCCTCAGCCCCAGAGAGACCAGAAACCAGAGTCTCCTCCTCTTCTGTGGGGGGCTCTGGAACTGAAGTCAAAATCTTTTGAGATGAGGAAATCAGAAGAGCACAAGCTGAAGAAGTCACTGATGGTTCTGTCACAGAGAAGGCCACCGGTGGGACCAGAAGCTCATAGGCCACAGGGATGGAAAGTTCCAGATACTCGTACTCCTCAGGAACTGAGGGAAGCTGAGGCCTCTCAGGCCCAGCCAGAAAATGGAGCATTGACAGCTCAGAGGGCTCCACCTGAGAGGTTATATGGTCCACTTCTAAGGGAGAGGGAGACCTTTCCAGGTCAAGAAACAAGGGAGCTGGAAGCACACCAAGACCAGGGAACCCCACTGAAGAAGACAACAGCTTTTGAGAGCCAGGAAGCACAACAACAAAGAAAGCTGGAGCCATCAGAGGACCCAGGGACGGTTTCTCAAAGATCGGGGGCTCCACAGGCCCTTCAGCCTGACAAAAAGAAGTTTCCAGAAATGTCTCGGGCCCAGAGAATGCCCGAAATGGTTCTTCAGCCTGAGGAACACAGAAGCCTGGAATCTCCACCTCTCCTGTGGAGGATCCTAGGACTGAAGGCAAAATCGTTTGAGCTGAGGAGGCCACGTCCCTTTCAGACCCAGATCCAGAGAGAGAAGGATGCTTCTTATGGGCAGCAGGGACAAATAGCCTCCCAGAGCCCCCAAATCCTAAAAGAACCAAGGAGATCACAGGCCACCCAAACAGACATAGGGAATGATGGCACACAGCCAGGGCcagaagggaacccaagggttcCTCAGCATCAGAAACGTAGCAGTCCAGAAACACCTCCTCTTCTGTGGTGGGCCTTGGAGCTGGCCCAGCAAGAGACGCAACATGGGAATTTGTCGGTCTCTCCTCAGCCCCAGGAAACAGAAATGCCCCCAGCAGCCCATCTCCAGAGGGTGCTACAGACAGAGGCCCAGAAGTCGAAGAAACGTGCGCACCAAAATATTGTTTATCCCCAGGAACCAAAGGAACCAGAAACTTCTCAGGTtctggagaaggaaaggaaggccCCCAAATCTTCACAGCCTCAGGAAACTCTCCCTGAGGTGGACTCCAAGTTGCCAGCTTCACAAGGCTTGGGGTCTCAGGGCTTGCAGAGGGCAGAAGCAACTCAACCCCCCAGGAAAACCCCTCAGGCCCGTGATGTGCTGAAGGAGACAAGGGCTGTTCCTGTCCAGAAATCTCCACCGACAGCAAAAGGTTCCCAAGATGTGAAGAGATCCCCAAAGAAGCAGGATAAACGGGGGTCTTCTCTGTCACAAGGGAAAGTGCCCAAAATGTGTGGCTCTTACAAAGTTGGCTGCTGTCACGTTCATCCATGCCAGGAACTCCAGGGGTGTGAGACAAAAGATTGTGGTCCCTCAGGTGAGGCGCAGTTCCGTCCCCAAAAGGAGCTGAGGCTGGAAAGAGCTGAGGCTCTAGGGAGGATTGAAGATAATGGTTGCTCAGCCCTAGAGGGGCAGAGTAGGACTGAATGTCTCCTGCCCCCAGGAAGATTACTAGGAAAATCAAAGTCTCTTGACCCAAGAGACCTTCAGACCCAGAAGCCACAGAAACTGAGGGAGCAGGAGTCCCCTGGAGttcaaagagagccagaggccacAGCCTTTCGGGTTCAGGAAGATCTCCAGATGAAACCACAAAGTGAGACTCAGACCTTTGAATCTCAGGAAGAGAGAAGCCTGGAGGCATCAGAGACCCAAAGCACATCACGGTCATCTCAGCCTCAAGGACCAGGTGCAGAAAGCCCTTCTCATCTTCAGAGCCGCATGGAGAGAGCGTCTGAATCCCGTGAGCTGATGGGGCCACCTGAGAACTCACCACCTAGAGATCCTGAGAACCTCACGCTCCAGGGAACTCTGGATCCCAAGGGACATTGTGAATCACAGTGCTGTGGGGTCAAGATGGATGACAAGCACTCTGAGGTGGAATGCACCCTGGGAAGATCTTCCCAAACTTTCCATGTACAAGAAACCTTTCAGCTTCAGGCAGCTCTGCAAAGGAAATCAAAGTCTCTTGAGCCCCAGGACCTGTCAAGATCACAGACTTTTGGGTGCCAGGCTTCAAAGGAACTAGAAACTCCCCAGTCTCTGAGATACGCAGAGGGTTGTCCTCAGGTCCCTGAGAACCAAGCGCTGGAAAACATCACATCTTGCGAAACTACACAGGCGATGAAGAACCTTCTGCAGGACACATCGGTTGCAAAGAACGAAGATGGATCTTCTGTGCAGAAGATGTTGAGAGACAAGGAGGTCTCACACCTTCAGGAGAAGCTTGGACAGAAGGATCTAGGCGCCACCAATGAAACACAGGAAGACAACCAACAGCTCCAAGGGCAGAAAGAAAATGAAGACCTCCAACCACCAGGAGCGCCACAGACGGAGCAGAACCCTCTGGAGATCCAAgggcttttgcaaagggatctgGGGGGCATTGGTCTGCCAGATCCAAGGCAACCGTGTCTTCTTCAGCTTGAGGAGAAGAT CTGA
- the LOC128422590 gene encoding uncharacterized protein LOC128422590 produces METKDLPPWLGLGKSKSLDPRELQGKELGDPTNLQNMGISKLCHPQRQGELEPQDLRGAAVLHSGTLQELPPKHIEGPRFQQELECGTQKTGQVEIEPTQVQGPLRNRGGDLCSQELKGAQIFYSKECGELEKFPLQSETLQIQGFVQREPESQELVEPQSLDPQEKREVQSPPLLRNLLRKSKTLGHWTPTRGDGLVQRPESLHDQPVKEPLQGLVGQKSQNTQGQSQLDQRTLDIAEGTPGSLDSHREGYKMEAESIKSPRSLPVSQDFLREQRDEMFVAQPVSLPQTLPPHKAPQVDLEQLPELEGFYHELEALQPQGLRSGEAQQPQENRDFGEPEKQAAAEPQGTMGLEIPQEWRGSESHQPPPTDQEATETRETRQGQQMIPQPPPSQKGVEGLCQPPGRRVRSPKLKAPQKIPGQECSPEASAEVPGVSEPHVFQSQESMEPQAEWGSLKAEGSMAQLEPAPTEPHKQHRLELWGVLLGRSKSLDPQELTRTQDLEDTRGMRRAGEDPRSQDSEMPSPQEPPYYQPQQTLQPHSSFPNRQGTPEEVRDPNTLFRQNLREPKVHGMGDHFQVEDGVQRHLPEGAKLCRVCRQQELQGEVGALDSQGTEGPRAFQSQEQRLKEALSAEGPQPRMLSAPGMYHSDRGDLEPGVPSRRLEASPLWEQAPIGTWKSTAMAMLSPPSPGEHDEESLWTPAALGVGLSRESSICIAQPERRSGVSWDGEVDMSSTGSMISPFWEESAAYSEADSSSMAMAGSSRSAAAEEAGGHQPPRPRPPCREKAFVWLSRQEKEAALRRLAELQAEGERRHQRDKERQTLRFQERLSIAKHRKSEDDLLGSSPAEFWPLPSEYEGQQDQAGQKTAVKRHLEKVKRERTYVMQSKRERNTLRFKELLNPLVAEGEETPEQEQPGDS; encoded by the exons ATGGAGACAAAAGACCTCCCACCTTGGCTGGGTCTGGGGAAATCAAAGTCTCTTGACCCGAGGGAACTCCAGGGAAAGGAACTAGGAGATCCCACTAACCTGCAAAACATGGGTATCTCCAAGTTGTGCCACCCACAGAGACAAGGTGAGCTGGAACCTCAGGATTTAAGAGGAGCAGCGGTCCTCCATTCAGGAACCCTTCAAGAACTTCCTCCAAAACACATAGAGGGCCCTCGATTCCAACAAGAACTTGAGTGTGGGACCCAGAAGACTGGACAGGTGGAGATAGAGCCTACCCAAGTGCAGGGGCCACTGAGAAACAGGGGAGGGGACCTTTGTTCCCAAGAACTGAAGGGTGCCCAGATTTTCTACTCCAAAGAATGTGGAGAGCTGGAGAAGTTTCCCCTCCAGAGCGAGACTCTTCAGATTCAGGGGTTTGTGCAAAGGGAACCAGAGTCCCAGGAACTGGTGGAGCCTCAGTCTCTTGATCCTCAAGAAAAGAGGGAGGTGCAAAGCCCTCCGCTCCTGAGAAACCTGCTGAGGAAATCTAAGACACTTGGGCACTGGACCCCAACAAGGGGAGATGGCCTTGTCCAAAGGCCAGAAAGCCTTCATGACCAACCGGTGAAGGAGCCTCTTCAGGGACTTGTGGGGCAGAAGTCACAAAACACTCAAGGGCAAAGCCAACTGGACCAGAGAACACTGGACATTGCTGAAGGGACTCCAGGGAGTCTTGACTCCCACAGAGAAGGTTACAAAATGGAGGCGGAAAGCATCAAATCCCCCAGATCTCTACCTGTGAGCCAGGACTTCCTTCGGGAGCAAAGAGATGAGATGTTCGTAGCTCAGCCAGTCAGTTTGCCCCAGACCCTTCCTCCTCACAAGGCCCCCCAGGTCGATCTTGAGCAGCTCCCGGAACTGGAAGGGTTCTACCATGAACTGGAAGCTCTTCAGCCCCAAGGGCTGAGGTCTGGGGAGGCCCAACAGCCACAAGAAAACAGGGattttggtgaaccagagaagcaaGCGGCAGCTGAACCCCAGGGAACAATGGGCCTTGAGATCCCTCAGGAGTGGAGAGGTTCGGAGTCCCACCAGCCTCCACCAACAGATCAGGAGGCCACTGAGACACGTGAGACACGGCAAGGTCAGCAGATGATCCCTCAGCCTCCCCCAAGCCAGAAGGGAGTTGAGGGGCTTTGTCAGCCCCCAGGAAGACGTGTGAGATCGCCAAAGCTGAAGGCACCTCAGAAAATCCCGGGGCAAGAATGTTCACCAGAGGCATCTGCCGAGGTTCCAGGGGTGAGCGAACCCCACGTTTTCCAGTCCCAGGAAAGCATGGAGCCACAGGCTGAGTGGGGTTCCCTTAAAGCTGAGGGGAGCATGGCCCAGCTGGAACCCGCACCCACAGAGCCCCACAAGCAGCATCGCTTGGAGTTGTGGGGAGTTCTGCTGGGGAGGTCCAAGTCTCTTGACCCTCAGGAGTTGACGAGGACACAAGACCTTGAGGACACCCGGGGAATGAGGAGGGCAGGGGAAGACCCACGTTCTCAGGACAGCGAGATGCCCTCACCCCAAGAGCCACCGTACTACCAGCCGCAGCAAACTCTTCAGCCCCACAGCAGTTTCCCAAACCGTCAGGGAACTCCCGAGGAAGTGCGGGACCCAAACACCCTTTTCCGCCAGAATCTGAGGGAACCCAAGGTCCATGGCATGGGTGATCATTTCCAGGTAGAAGATGGGGTGCAGCGCCATCTCCCAGAAGGAGCAAAGCTGTGCCGGGTGTGCAGGCAACAGGAGCTCCAAGGAGAGGTGGGAGCCCTTGATTCTCAAGGGACGGAAGGACCACGGGCTTTTCAGAGTCAGGAACAGAGATTGAAGGAAGCATTGTCAGCTGAAGGACCTCAACCAAGGATGCTCTCAGCCCCTGGGATGTACCACTCGGACCGTGGAGATCTGGAGCCTGGAGTGCCGAGCAGAAGGCTGGAGGCATCTCCCCTGTGGGAGCAGGCCCCCATTGGCACCTGGAAGTCCACCGCCATGGCCATGCTTTCTCCCCCCAGCCCTGGAGAGCATGACGAAGAGTCCCTGTGGACACCAGCAGCTCTTGGCGTGGGCCTGTCAAGAGAGAGCTCCATCTGCATAGCCCAGCCTGAGAGGCGCTCTGGAGTGTCTTGG GACGGCGAAGTTGACATGAGTTCCACAGGCTCCATGATTTCTCCGTTTTGGGAGGAGTCAGCTGCTTACTCTGAGGCAGACAGCAGCTCCATGGCGATGGCAGGCAGCTCCCGCAGTGCGGCTGCAGAAGAGGCAGGTGGGCACCAG CCTCCCCGCCCTCGCCCACCGTGCCGGGAGAAGGCCTTTGTGTGGCTGTCCCGCCAGGAGAAGGAGGCGGCTCTGCGGCGCTTGGCAgaacttcaggccgagggagaacGGCGGCACCAGCGGGACAAGGAGCGCCAGACCCTGCGG TTCCAAGAGAGGCTGTCCATCGCCAAACACCGCAAATCTGAGGACGACCTTCTGGGAAGCAGTCCGGCAGAGTTCTGGCCTCTCCCATCAGAGTACGAGGGCCAG CAAGACCAGGCTGGACAGAAAACCGCAGTGAAACGTCACTTGGAGAAGGTGAAGAGAGAGCGGACCTATGTCATGCAGTCCAAGAGAGAGAG GAACACGCTGCGATTCAAGGAGCTCCTGAACCCACTGGTGGCCGAAGGAGAGGAGACTCCTGAGCAAGAACAGCCTGGAGACTCGTGA